The Camelina sativa cultivar DH55 chromosome 14, Cs, whole genome shotgun sequence genome includes a window with the following:
- the LOC104741332 gene encoding uncharacterized protein LOC104741332 isoform X3 has protein sequence MAEGKFDLPDDLIFSKSDQLKELASDNNIPLSPQWLYTKSTDSKMDVRSPTPVPMGNPSDPNLKDAWRLDSPEDKKDWRKLVPDNETSRRWREEERETGLLGVRKADRRKTERRSDNVPTRETGDTKTTASSDRWHDVTSRAAVHEPRRDNKWSSRWGPDDKEKETRSEKVDNNNYKDKEEPHSESQSVVSSIRATSERDSDPRDKWRPRHRMEAQSAGPTSYRAAPGFGLDRGRAEGPNLGFTVGRGRASAVGRGSSTSSIGAGACAFLGNESIPDKQSASASMFRYPRGKLLDMYRKQKPDSSLGRIPTEMEEVASITQVALINPLAFIAPDADEEASLNGIWKGRIISSEVYTPSEEESSGGENSMGETRADSSLVGFVNGDNVSMQNSDSGLLGSQNGGLGGASSVSRLNSVASESYGSVGAGYQLSHGSPEAVRSGFTKSSALDGSESVVASFEQDYMGKLQQPDIEVNHSEGAMPPEEFLFLYIDPQGVIQGPFIGSDIISWFEQGFFGTDLQVRLANAPEGTPFQDLGRVMSYLKAESIDAHISDQKNEFEETTLKADSDAGLSIAPVAESNDSSAITATSRSFSAYNNPSAQDNFQRISESEVYVKPPHAEDRSFLDFSAQDEGRAGGSGYASVKSSASVHDALSEFPGQFTIPVESTKTATQNQSENKLHPFGVLWSELENGSTPVNLLPNRSYDSMGEPTGSIDNWPIDSRRNIQIDPNMSLDSLAANRMAHFEHSNRFNLGDQLSSNQHHQQQFQNRDMLSHSYRGDQAQDLEHLIALQMQQQKLQLQQQQKLQLQQQPKIQLQQHQREQEHQLHQKLLQEQQQAHARQLHFQQILQGQTPDSRFGQSHDFPRSNSVDQMLLEQQLINELQKGSGHPSQNFAPYIEQLAAGNIGQLPHEGHRRELIEHLLSTKMQSQYGPVQSQYGQMQSQHGQLQSESSRSLEYQLLQQEQLMQLANGRHNTLLEEQRHIDPLWPSDHNDQLLRTHPGIHRSRSSTGFRPLDFHQQQQRPPFEDQFGQLERNLLYQQHLRQELFEQGLPFERSASLPVSASGLNLDAVTGLGLSQGLDMRDATAHMQSSGRLGNSTLGFNHQNHRIPLSEPHFSQLEPMEGRWPGADTQVPGDWAESQMRRPGEDSNSWMIGGSTEDRSKQLFMELLHQRPGHQSAESPSMNRGNPYDRMAPLGLTPGIQTLGGLSDHGGSLNASALGARAASDEQVNRLPGDRNNMGSLHRNSSLLSGIIDSGLSNLNETQAISNMFAMNKDANDIKTWNNVPPKNEKMGRMMMSYEAQDRMGKQPVLTSLVQGELPVATLGQQSSFNISDHYSDNSVGEDRKKDRLVVPSHGQDSVLLKRPPSSHSSSSHEGLLERMSDTASRTAASSYSGTEGGVRRESGAAGNKGSTSEASFSEMLKKSNSMKKVAAESSDATEGSKGGGGKKKGKKGRQIDPALLGFKVTSNRILMGEIHRADDF, from the exons ATGGCCGAAGGGAAGTTCGATCTGCCTGACGATCTCATCTTTTCCAAATCTGATCAGTTGAAAG AATTGGCCTCAGATAACAACATTCCTTTGTCTCCTCAGTGGCTTTACACGAAATCAACCGATAGCAAGATG GATGTTCGATCTCCTACTCCTGTGCCCATGGGAAACCCAAGTGACCCTAATCTCAAGGATGCATGGCGCTTGGATTCACCCGAAGACAAAAAGGACTGGAGGAAACTTGTGCCTGACAATGAAACTAGTCGCAGATGGCgtgaagaggaaagagaaacTGGTTTACTCGGTGTCAGGAAAGCTGATCGGAGAAAAACTGAACGTCGCAGTGACAATGTCCCAACCAGAGAAACTGGTGACACTAAAACTACTGCTTCCTCTGATAGGTGGCATGATGTTACTTCTCGTGCTGCTGTACATGAACCTCGCCGCGACAACAAATGGTCATCTCGCTGGGGTCCTGatgacaaagagaaagaaacccgTTCTGAGAAGgtagataataataattacaaggACAAGGAAGAGCCTCATAGTGAAAGCCAATCTGTGGTTAGCAGCATCCGTGCTACTTCTGAACGGGACTCTGACCCTCGTGACAAATGGAGGCCACGTCATAGGATGGAAGCCCAGTCTGCTGGGCCGACTTCTTATCGCGCTGCACCTGGGTTTGGACTTGATAGAGGACGAGCCGAGGGCCCAAATTTAGGCTTCACTGTGGGCCGAGGAAGGGCATCTGCAGTTGGGAGGGGTTCGTCAACCTCCTCAATTGGTGCTGGTGCATGTGCTTTTTTAGGAAATGAAAGTATTCCTGATAAACAAAGCGCTTCAGCCTCTATGTTTCGGTATCCAAGGGGTAAGTTGCTTGACATGTATAGAAAACAGAAGCCTGATTCTTCCCTAGGTAGGATACCGACTGAGATGGAGGAAGTTGCCTCCATTACTCAAGTGGCTTTGATCAATCCTCTTGCTTTTATTGCACCTGATGCCGACGAAGAG GCAAGCCTTAACGGCATATGGAAGGGAAGGATCATTAGTAGCGAAGTTTACACTCCATCTGAGGAAGAATCCTCAGGTGGTGAAAACAGCATGG GTGAAACAAGAGCGGATAGTTCTTTGGTAGGGTTTGTGAATGGTGACAATGTTTCCATGCAAAATAGTGATTCTG gGTTACTTGGTAGTCAAAATGGAGGTCTGGGGGGTGCGTCAAGCGTCTCAAGATTGAATTCAGTGGCTTCTGAGAGTTATGGATCTGTTGGAGCTGGTTATCAACTTTCTCATGGCAGTCCTGAAGCAGTTAGATCTGGTTTTACTAAATCATCTGCGCTGGATGGGAGTGAATCCGTTGTTGCCTCTTTCGAGCAAGATTATATGGGCAAGCTGCAGCAACCAGATATTGAAGTGAATCACTCAGAAGGGGCTATGCCACCTGAggagtttttgttcttgtatatTGATCCTCAAGGAGTAATTCAGGGACCTTTCATTGGTTCTGACATTATTTCATGGTTTGAACAAGGGTTTTTTGGGACGGACCTACAGGTTCGCTTGGCAAATGCACCAGAAGGAACTCCTTTTCAAGATCTAGGCAGGGTCATGTCATATTTGAAGGCAGAAAGCATCGATGCCCATATCAGTGACCAAAAGAATGAATTTGAAGAGACGACTTTAAAAGCAGATTCAGACGCTGGTTTATCAATTGCACCTGTAGCAGAATCCAATGATTCATCCGCTATAACTGCCACGTCGCGTTCTTTTTCTGCGTATAACAACCCTTCAGCTCAGGATAATTTTCAGAGAATATCTGAGTCTGAAGTTTATGTGAAACCACCACATGCTGAGGACCGAAGTTTCTTGGACTTCTCTGCTCAAGATGAAG GAAGAGCTGGAGGTTCTGGTTATGCGTCGGTTAAATCCTCTGCAAGTGTGCATGATGCTCTAAGTGAATTTCCTGGTCAGTTTACTATTCCTGTTGAATCAACTAAGACTGCTACTCAAAATCAGAGTGAGAATAAGCTGCACCCGTTTGGTGTTTTGTGGTCTGAGCTAGAGAATGGTAGTACACCAGTTAACCTGTTACCAAACAGGTCTTATGATTCAATGGGGGAGCCTACTGGTTCAATAGACAATTGGCCCATTGATTCCCGAAGAAATATCCAAATTGATCCCAACATGTCCCTTGATTCTCTGGCTGCTAACCGGATGGCGCATTTCGAACATTCCAACCGCTTTAACCTTGGGGATCAACTTTCATCAAATCAACATCACCAACAGCAATTCCAAAATCGGGATATGCTGTCGCATTCATATAGAGGTGATCAAGCTCAGGATCTGGAGCATTTAATAGCTCTCCAGATGCAGCAGCAGAAGCTTCAATTGCAACAGCAGCAGAAGCTTCAGTTGCAACAGCAGCCGAAGATTCAGTTGCAACAGCATCAGCGGGAACAAGAGCATCAGTTACATCAGAAGCTCTTACAAGAGCAACAACAGGCTCATGCTCGACAGTTACATTTTCAACAGATTCTACAAGGACAGACTCCTGATTCAAGGTTTGGGCAGTCACATGACTTCCCTCGATCCAACAGTGTTGATCAGATGTTGTTAGAGCAGCAGTTAATAAATGAATTGCAGAAAGGCTCTGGCCATCCGTCACAAAATTTTGCACCATACATTGAGCAACTTGCTGCAGGAAATATTGGGCAATTGCCACATGAAGGTCATCGGAGGGAGCTAATTGAACACCTACTTTCAACAAAAATGCAATCTCAATATGGACCAGTGCAATCTCAATATGGACAAATGCAATCTCAACACGGACAACTGCAATCTGAATCAAGCCGGTCTTTGGAGTACCAACTGCTGCAGCAAGAGCAACTGATGCAATTGGCAAATGGAAGGCACAATACACTATTGGAGGAACAGAGACATATTGACCCTCTGTGGCCATCTGACCATAATGATCAGCTTTTAAGAACTCATCCTGGGATCCATCGTTCGCGGTCGTCGACGGGATTTAGACCACTAGACTTTCATCAACAGCAGCAGAGGCCACCCTTTGAGGATCAGTTTGGTCAACTTGAGCGTAACCTTCTGTATCAGCAACATCTTCGACAAGAATTGTTCGAGCAGGGTCTTCCATTTGAGCGATCAGCATCCTTACCTGTAAGTGCATCGGGGCTGAATCTGGATGCAGTAACTGGTCTTGGACTCTCTCAGGGTTTGGATATGCGGGATGCTACTGCCCACATGCAATCTTCGGGCAGATTGGGAAATTCTACTCTGGGTTTTAATCATCAGAATCACCGTATACCATTAAGTGAACCTCATTTTTCACAATTGGAACCAATGGAAGGACGCTGGCCTGGAGCTGATACACAAGTGCCTGGTGACTGGGCCGAATCTCAAATGAGGAGACCGGGTGAAGATTCCAACTCATGGATGATAGGTGGTTCTACTGAAGACAGGTCAAAGCAGCTTTTTATGGAGTTGCTCCACCAGAGACCCGGCCATCAATCTGCTGAGTCACCAAGCATGAACCGGGGAAATCCCTATGACCGGATGGCTCCTTTAGGCCTTACCCCAGGGATTCAAACACTTGGTGGACTTTCAGACCATGGTGGTAGTCTAAACGCTTCTGCTCTCGGGGCTCGAGCAGCTTCAGATGAACAGGTCAACAGATTACCGGGAGATAGGAACAATATGGGATCATTGCACCGTAATAGTTCCTTGCTTTCGGGAATTATTGATAGTGGGCTGTCCAATCTGAATGAAACCCAAGCCATCAGTAATATGTTTGCTATGAACAAGGACGCAAATGACATCAAAACTTGGAACAATGTGCCGCctaaaaatgagaaaatgggAAGGATGATGATGTCATATGAAGCCCAAGACAGAATGGGCAAGCAACCAGTATTAACGTCCCTGGTTCAAGGGGAGCTTCCTGTTGCTACGCTTGGCCAACAGTCTTCTTTCAATATCTCGG ACCACTACAGTGACAACTCGGTTGGAGAAGATAGAAAGAAGGATAG GTTGGTAGTGCCATCACATGGGCAGGATTCGGTTTTGTTAAAAAGGCCTCCCTCGTCCCATTCTTCATCATCGCATGAAGGATTGCTCGAGCGTATGTCTGATACGGCTAGCAGGACAGCAGCAAGTTCGTATAGTGGAACTGAAG GAGGTGTGAGACGCGAATCAGGAGCAGCGGGAAACAAAGGGTCAACGTCAGAGGCATCGTTCAGTGAGATGTTGAAGAAGAGTAATAGCATGAAGAAAGTGGCAGCAGAGTCATCTGATGCAACTGAAGGAAGCAAAGGTGGAGGtgggaagaagaaagggaagaaaGGGAGGCAGATAGATCCAGCTCTTCTTGGTTTCAAAGTCACCAGCAATCGCATTCTTATGGGAGAGATCCATCGCGCTGATGATTTTtaa
- the LOC104741332 gene encoding uncharacterized protein LOC104741332 isoform X2, protein MAEGKFDLPDDLIFSKSDQLKELASDNNIPLSPQWLYTKSTDSKMDVRSPTPVPMGNPSDPNLKDAWRLDSPEDKKDWRKLVPDNETSRRWREEERETGLLGVRKADRRKTERRSDNVPTRETGDTKTTASSDRWHDVTSRAAVHEPRRDNKWSSRWGPDDKEKETRSEKVDNNNYKDKEEPHSESQSVVSSIRATSERDSDPRDKWRPRHRMEAQSAGPTSYRAAPGFGLDRGRAEGPNLGFTVGRGRASAVGRGSSTSSIGAGACAFLGNESIPDKQSASASMFRYPRGKLLDMYRKQKPDSSLGRIPTEMEEVASITQVALINPLAFIAPDADEEASLNGIWKGRIISSEVYTPSEEESSGGENSMGETRADSSLVGFVNGDNVSMQNSDSGLLGSQNGGLGGASSVSRLNSVASESYGSVGAGYQLSHGSPEAVRSGFTKSSALDGSESVVASFEQDYMGKLQQPDIEVNHSEGAMPPEEFLFLYIDPQGVIQGPFIGSDIISWFEQGFFGTDLQVRLANAPEGTPFQDLGRVMSYLKAESIDAHISDQKNEFEETTLKADSDAGLSIAPVAESNDSSAITATSRSFSAYNNPSAQDNFQRISESEVYVKPPHAEDRSFLDFSAQDEEIVFPGRAGGSGYASVKSSASVHDALSEFPGQFTIPVESTKTATQNQSENKLHPFGVLWSELENGSTPVNLLPNRSYDSMGEPTGSIDNWPIDSRRNIQIDPNMSLDSLAANRMAHFEHSNRFNLGDQLSSNQHHQQQFQNRDMLSHSYRGDQAQDLEHLIALQMQQQKLQLQQQQKLQLQQQPKIQLQQHQREQEHQLHQKLLQEQQQAHARQLHFQQILQGQTPDSRFGQSHDFPRSNSVDQMLLEQQLINELQKGSGHPSQNFAPYIEQLAAGNIGQLPHEGHRRELIEHLLSTKMQSQYGPVQSQYGQMQSQHGQLQSESSRSLEYQLLQQEQLMQLANGRHNTLLEEQRHIDPLWPSDHNDQLLRTHPGIHRSRSSTGFRPLDFHQQQQRPPFEDQFGQLERNLLYQQHLRQELFEQGLPFERSASLPVSASGLNLDAVTGLGLSQGLDMRDATAHMQSSGRLGNSTLGFNHQNHRIPLSEPHFSQLEPMEGRWPGADTQVPGDWAESQMRRPGEDSNSWMIGGSTEDRSKQLFMELLHQRPGHQSAESPSMNRGNPYDRMAPLGLTPGIQTLGGLSDHGGSLNASALGARAASDEQVNRLPGDRNNMGSLHRNSSLLSGIIDSGLSNLNETQAISNMFAMNKDANDIKTWNNVPPKNEKMGRMMMSYEAQDRMGKQPVLTSLVQGELPVATLGQQSSFNISDHYSDNSVGEDRKKDRLVVPSHGQDSVLLKRPPSSHSSSSHEGLLERMSDTASRTAASSYSGTEGGVRRESGAAGNKGSTSEASFSEMLKKSNSMKKVAAESSDATEGSKGGGGKKKGKKGRQIDPALLGFKVTSNRILMGEIHRADDF, encoded by the exons ATGGCCGAAGGGAAGTTCGATCTGCCTGACGATCTCATCTTTTCCAAATCTGATCAGTTGAAAG AATTGGCCTCAGATAACAACATTCCTTTGTCTCCTCAGTGGCTTTACACGAAATCAACCGATAGCAAGATG GATGTTCGATCTCCTACTCCTGTGCCCATGGGAAACCCAAGTGACCCTAATCTCAAGGATGCATGGCGCTTGGATTCACCCGAAGACAAAAAGGACTGGAGGAAACTTGTGCCTGACAATGAAACTAGTCGCAGATGGCgtgaagaggaaagagaaacTGGTTTACTCGGTGTCAGGAAAGCTGATCGGAGAAAAACTGAACGTCGCAGTGACAATGTCCCAACCAGAGAAACTGGTGACACTAAAACTACTGCTTCCTCTGATAGGTGGCATGATGTTACTTCTCGTGCTGCTGTACATGAACCTCGCCGCGACAACAAATGGTCATCTCGCTGGGGTCCTGatgacaaagagaaagaaacccgTTCTGAGAAGgtagataataataattacaaggACAAGGAAGAGCCTCATAGTGAAAGCCAATCTGTGGTTAGCAGCATCCGTGCTACTTCTGAACGGGACTCTGACCCTCGTGACAAATGGAGGCCACGTCATAGGATGGAAGCCCAGTCTGCTGGGCCGACTTCTTATCGCGCTGCACCTGGGTTTGGACTTGATAGAGGACGAGCCGAGGGCCCAAATTTAGGCTTCACTGTGGGCCGAGGAAGGGCATCTGCAGTTGGGAGGGGTTCGTCAACCTCCTCAATTGGTGCTGGTGCATGTGCTTTTTTAGGAAATGAAAGTATTCCTGATAAACAAAGCGCTTCAGCCTCTATGTTTCGGTATCCAAGGGGTAAGTTGCTTGACATGTATAGAAAACAGAAGCCTGATTCTTCCCTAGGTAGGATACCGACTGAGATGGAGGAAGTTGCCTCCATTACTCAAGTGGCTTTGATCAATCCTCTTGCTTTTATTGCACCTGATGCCGACGAAGAG GCAAGCCTTAACGGCATATGGAAGGGAAGGATCATTAGTAGCGAAGTTTACACTCCATCTGAGGAAGAATCCTCAGGTGGTGAAAACAGCATGG GTGAAACAAGAGCGGATAGTTCTTTGGTAGGGTTTGTGAATGGTGACAATGTTTCCATGCAAAATAGTGATTCTG gGTTACTTGGTAGTCAAAATGGAGGTCTGGGGGGTGCGTCAAGCGTCTCAAGATTGAATTCAGTGGCTTCTGAGAGTTATGGATCTGTTGGAGCTGGTTATCAACTTTCTCATGGCAGTCCTGAAGCAGTTAGATCTGGTTTTACTAAATCATCTGCGCTGGATGGGAGTGAATCCGTTGTTGCCTCTTTCGAGCAAGATTATATGGGCAAGCTGCAGCAACCAGATATTGAAGTGAATCACTCAGAAGGGGCTATGCCACCTGAggagtttttgttcttgtatatTGATCCTCAAGGAGTAATTCAGGGACCTTTCATTGGTTCTGACATTATTTCATGGTTTGAACAAGGGTTTTTTGGGACGGACCTACAGGTTCGCTTGGCAAATGCACCAGAAGGAACTCCTTTTCAAGATCTAGGCAGGGTCATGTCATATTTGAAGGCAGAAAGCATCGATGCCCATATCAGTGACCAAAAGAATGAATTTGAAGAGACGACTTTAAAAGCAGATTCAGACGCTGGTTTATCAATTGCACCTGTAGCAGAATCCAATGATTCATCCGCTATAACTGCCACGTCGCGTTCTTTTTCTGCGTATAACAACCCTTCAGCTCAGGATAATTTTCAGAGAATATCTGAGTCTGAAGTTTATGTGAAACCACCACATGCTGAGGACCGAAGTTTCTTGGACTTCTCTGCTCAAGATGAAG AAATTGTATTCCCAGGAAGAGCTGGAGGTTCTGGTTATGCGTCGGTTAAATCCTCTGCAAGTGTGCATGATGCTCTAAGTGAATTTCCTGGTCAGTTTACTATTCCTGTTGAATCAACTAAGACTGCTACTCAAAATCAGAGTGAGAATAAGCTGCACCCGTTTGGTGTTTTGTGGTCTGAGCTAGAGAATGGTAGTACACCAGTTAACCTGTTACCAAACAGGTCTTATGATTCAATGGGGGAGCCTACTGGTTCAATAGACAATTGGCCCATTGATTCCCGAAGAAATATCCAAATTGATCCCAACATGTCCCTTGATTCTCTGGCTGCTAACCGGATGGCGCATTTCGAACATTCCAACCGCTTTAACCTTGGGGATCAACTTTCATCAAATCAACATCACCAACAGCAATTCCAAAATCGGGATATGCTGTCGCATTCATATAGAGGTGATCAAGCTCAGGATCTGGAGCATTTAATAGCTCTCCAGATGCAGCAGCAGAAGCTTCAATTGCAACAGCAGCAGAAGCTTCAGTTGCAACAGCAGCCGAAGATTCAGTTGCAACAGCATCAGCGGGAACAAGAGCATCAGTTACATCAGAAGCTCTTACAAGAGCAACAACAGGCTCATGCTCGACAGTTACATTTTCAACAGATTCTACAAGGACAGACTCCTGATTCAAGGTTTGGGCAGTCACATGACTTCCCTCGATCCAACAGTGTTGATCAGATGTTGTTAGAGCAGCAGTTAATAAATGAATTGCAGAAAGGCTCTGGCCATCCGTCACAAAATTTTGCACCATACATTGAGCAACTTGCTGCAGGAAATATTGGGCAATTGCCACATGAAGGTCATCGGAGGGAGCTAATTGAACACCTACTTTCAACAAAAATGCAATCTCAATATGGACCAGTGCAATCTCAATATGGACAAATGCAATCTCAACACGGACAACTGCAATCTGAATCAAGCCGGTCTTTGGAGTACCAACTGCTGCAGCAAGAGCAACTGATGCAATTGGCAAATGGAAGGCACAATACACTATTGGAGGAACAGAGACATATTGACCCTCTGTGGCCATCTGACCATAATGATCAGCTTTTAAGAACTCATCCTGGGATCCATCGTTCGCGGTCGTCGACGGGATTTAGACCACTAGACTTTCATCAACAGCAGCAGAGGCCACCCTTTGAGGATCAGTTTGGTCAACTTGAGCGTAACCTTCTGTATCAGCAACATCTTCGACAAGAATTGTTCGAGCAGGGTCTTCCATTTGAGCGATCAGCATCCTTACCTGTAAGTGCATCGGGGCTGAATCTGGATGCAGTAACTGGTCTTGGACTCTCTCAGGGTTTGGATATGCGGGATGCTACTGCCCACATGCAATCTTCGGGCAGATTGGGAAATTCTACTCTGGGTTTTAATCATCAGAATCACCGTATACCATTAAGTGAACCTCATTTTTCACAATTGGAACCAATGGAAGGACGCTGGCCTGGAGCTGATACACAAGTGCCTGGTGACTGGGCCGAATCTCAAATGAGGAGACCGGGTGAAGATTCCAACTCATGGATGATAGGTGGTTCTACTGAAGACAGGTCAAAGCAGCTTTTTATGGAGTTGCTCCACCAGAGACCCGGCCATCAATCTGCTGAGTCACCAAGCATGAACCGGGGAAATCCCTATGACCGGATGGCTCCTTTAGGCCTTACCCCAGGGATTCAAACACTTGGTGGACTTTCAGACCATGGTGGTAGTCTAAACGCTTCTGCTCTCGGGGCTCGAGCAGCTTCAGATGAACAGGTCAACAGATTACCGGGAGATAGGAACAATATGGGATCATTGCACCGTAATAGTTCCTTGCTTTCGGGAATTATTGATAGTGGGCTGTCCAATCTGAATGAAACCCAAGCCATCAGTAATATGTTTGCTATGAACAAGGACGCAAATGACATCAAAACTTGGAACAATGTGCCGCctaaaaatgagaaaatgggAAGGATGATGATGTCATATGAAGCCCAAGACAGAATGGGCAAGCAACCAGTATTAACGTCCCTGGTTCAAGGGGAGCTTCCTGTTGCTACGCTTGGCCAACAGTCTTCTTTCAATATCTCGG ACCACTACAGTGACAACTCGGTTGGAGAAGATAGAAAGAAGGATAG GTTGGTAGTGCCATCACATGGGCAGGATTCGGTTTTGTTAAAAAGGCCTCCCTCGTCCCATTCTTCATCATCGCATGAAG GATTGCTCGAGCGTATGTCTGATACGGCTAGCAGGACAGCAGCAAGTTCGTATAGTGGAACTGAAG GAGGTGTGAGACGCGAATCAGGAGCAGCGGGAAACAAAGGGTCAACGTCAGAGGCATCGTTCAGTGAGATGTTGAAGAAGAGTAATAGCATGAAGAAAGTGGCAGCAGAGTCATCTGATGCAACTGAAGGAAGCAAAGGTGGAGGtgggaagaagaaagggaagaaaGGGAGGCAGATAGATCCAGCTCTTCTTGGTTTCAAAGTCACCAGCAATCGCATTCTTATGGGAGAGATCCACCGCGCTGATGATTTTtaa